The DNA window GGTGGCGCGTCATGGGACGCGGCGTTCATGTTGTCCTTCATGACACGGAGTGACCCTGATGAGGTTCGATTTCCGCTTTTTACTCTCCCGCCGCGAGTCCGTCCAAAAGACCGGCATTCGCGCAGGTCTCGGTCTGCTGTCCCTGCTGCTGCTGACCTCCTGCACCAGACCGCTGGCGCCCGACGCGACCCTGCCCCAGCAGATCGCCGAACTCGGTTGTATCGGCGAGTGTCGCGCGATACGGAACGTCTGCAACGCGGATGCTCGTGACGAGTACCGTCAATGCCAGGCCGGCTACAGCTCGTCGTTCCGCGTCTACCGCTGGTGTCTCGCGTCCGCGAGCGAGCAGGGCGAATGCGGCTATCCCTGGTGGTCCTGCGCCGAGAATCGCTTTGGTTACTGCACGAATCGTTTTCGCGAATGCGAGCGAGCCTGTCGGCCGCCGAGCCGTTCCTGATGAACTACGCGGACGCCCGGCGCCAGATCGTGCCCTGCGGATTGTCCTCCAGCACGATCCCAGCCTCGGTCAGGACGGCGCGAATCCGGTCGGCCTCGGCCCAATTCTTCGCGGCGCGGGCGGCGATGCGCTGTGCGATCAAGTCGTCGATGTCGGCATTCGCAAGTCCGCCAGCCGTCGCGTCGCCCCGCAAATAGCGCTCGGCGTCGTCCTGGAGGATGCCAAGCACCTCGCCCATTCGTCGCAACTCGGCACCGAGGGCTGCGGCGCGCTCTAGGTCGTCGGCGCGTACCCGATTGATCTCGCGCGCCAGATCGAAGAGGACCGCCAGGGCTTCCGGCGTATTGAAATCATCGTCCATAGCCGCGTGAAAGCGTTCGCGGAAGGTCTCGCCGCCGACCGGTTCGACCGAGGGTAGACCGCGGAGCGCCGTGTAGAAGCGAGTGAGTGCGCTCCGGGCATTCTGGAGGTGCTCATCGTCGTAATTCAGCGGACTGCGGTACTGACTGGTCAGGATGAAATAGCGGATTTCCTCGGGCCGATAGCGTTGCAGAATCTCGCGCACGGTAAAAAAGTTGCCCAGCGATTTGGACATCTTTTCTTCGTTCACGCGCACGAACCCGTTGTGCATCCAGACATTCACGAAGGGCTCGCCGGTCGCGCCCTCGGACTGGGCAATCTCGTTTTCGTGGTGCGGGAACTGAAGATCGGCCCCGCCGCCGTGGATGTCGAAATGGTTGCCCAGCGCGCAGGTGCTCATGGCCGAGCATTCGATATGCCAGCCGGGCCGCCCCGCGCCCCAGGGCGAGTCCCACGCCGGCTCGTCCGGTTTGGCGGCCTTCCAGAGCGCGAAATCGAGCGGGTCGCGCTTGGCCTCGCCAATCTCGACCCGCGCGCCCGAACGCAGATCCTGCGGATTCTTGCCCGAAAGCTTGCCATAGTCCGGAAAGCGGCTGACCGCATAATAGACATCGCCATTGTCGGCGACATAGGCGAATCCCTTGTCGATCAGGGTTTGGATCATGTCCAGAATGTCGTCCATGTGCGCGGTCGCGCGCGGCTCGTCGGTGGGCGGAAGAATCCCGAGCGTCTCCGAGTCCTCGTGCATGGCCTGGATGAAACGCTCGGTCAGTGCCGGGAAGGGCTCGCCGTTCTCGGCCGCGCGGCGGATGATCTTGTCGTCGATATCCGTGATATTGCGGATATAGGTCACGTCGTAACCCAATGCCTTCAGATAGCGATACACCACGTCGAACACCACCAGCACCCGCGCGTGCCCGAGGTGACAGTAATCGTAGACGGTCATTCCGCACACATACATGCGCACCTTGCCCGGCTCGATCGGCTGGAAGGTTTCTTTCTGGCGGGTCAGGGTGTTGTGGATCTGTAGCATCTTGGGAGGGTTCTTGACGACGACCGTAATAAAGCGCCCATGGTAACAAAGGCGGCGCTTTCAGAGTCAGCGATTCCTGTCCGGCATCGTCAGCTGCCCTTCGCATTCAATGAAGTCGGCAATCCGGGTGACGCCCTGACCCGTGCGCAGATTGGTAAAGACAAAGGGCCGCCGGCCGCGCATGCGTTGCGAATCATGCTCCATGACCTCCAGCGAGGCGCCGACATAGGGGGCCAGGTCGATCTTGTTGATCACCAGCAGATCCGAGCGCGTGATGCCGGGGCCGCCCTTGCGCGGGATTTTCTCGCCCTCGGCGACGTCGATGACATAGATCGTCAGATCCGCGAGTTCCGGGCTGAAGGTGGCGGCCAGGTTGTCGCCGCCGCTCTCGACGAAGATCAGGTCCAGACGCGGAAAACGCGCTTGCAGATCCTCGATCGCCGCCAGGTTCATGCTGGCATCCTCGCGGATGGCCGTATGCGGACAGCCGCCGGTCTCGACCCCGATGATGCGCTCCGGGGCCAGGGCCTGGGAGCGGATGAGGAACTCGGCGTCCTCGCGGGTGTAGATGTCGTTGGTGACCACGGCGATCTCGTAGCGATCGCGTAATTGTTTGCAGAGCGCGTCGAGCAGCGCGGTCTTGCCGGACCCCACGGGTCCGCCCACGCCCACGCGCAAGGGTGTCGAATCGGTCATCGGAATCTCTGTCGGAAGGTCATGATCGAAAAAGACGCGTGTATTGAGTTTCGTGCCGACTGCTGGCAATGGCCAAGGCCGGGCCTGAAGCACCGATGGCTGCGTCATCCAGACTCAAAGCGTACTCAACGGTTGCTGGAATCCGGCCAGCCACTCGCGCCAGAAGCTGCTGGCCCGCGGTTTGTCCCAGAGGGACGCACTTGATCCCGGCCAGGACCAGACTTTCGGCCCAGGACCAGGCGTAGCCCTGCGCCAAGGACTCGCGCGGAATCGTCCAGGCGACTGCCGCGAAGGCTAGGCCCGCCGCCTGACTCCGGCTCAACCGGGCGCGCCAATCACTCGCGCCAGTCATCCCCCAGGCCACCAGAAGATCCGCCAGCGCACGCCCGCGATTCGCCTCCTCCAGACGCAGTTCAGCCGTCTCGCGGGCAGCGATCAGGCGGTCGATCCACGTCTCCAGGCGCGTGGCGTCGGTTTCCCTGACGGCATCGTACAGGCGCGCGAGGATCGGGAGATCGACCCGCGCCAGCACCTGTGTGAGTTGATCCGCGACCCAGGCTTCCAGATCGGCGGCGGTGCGAATCCAGCCGGCCTCGACCGCCCACTCGATCCCCTGCGAATAGGTGAAACCGCCGATCGGCAGGGATGGACTCGTGAGTTGCAGCAGTCGGACCAGTCCGGGATCAGTGGTCGGCATGGCGATGATGCGAATGCCCAGACGCGCCGCTCCGATAGGCGCCCGGCTCTGGCTCGAAGGGCTGCTCTTCGATGCGCACCGCCAACCCCAGACCGCGTACCAGGTCGTCGAGCACATGGTCGTGCGGGTAGCGAAGACCGTTGGAGTCGATTTGTACCGGGACGTGCCGGTTGCCGAGATGATAGGCGGCGCGTGCGAGACTCAGGGCGTCCGGGCAGTCGACGCATGAGAGCGTCTCGGGCGCGGCAACCACGCGCGCGGCCTGGCCGTCCTCGGCTTGCAGGACATCGCCATCGCGCAGCGGGGTGCCACGCGGCAACAGCAGGCCGACCTCGCGTCCGTCGTCCAGCGCGACGAGCAGCCGGCTATGCTGGCGTTGCTCCCAGGTCAGGTTGATGGTCAGGGCGAGGGCTTCCGGTGGAGGCCCCGCTAGCTTGCGAATGAATCGAATCATCAGAACAGGAAGTACCGTTGCGCGAACGGTAGCACGGCCGCCGGTTCGCAGGTCAGGAGTTCGCCGTCGGCGCGGACCTCGTAGGTCTGAGGATCGACCTCGATGCACGGCTGCCAGTGGTTGTGGATCATGTCGGACTTGCGCACCGAGCGAGTGTCGCGCACCTGGCCAACGAGACGCCGGAGTCCGAGTTGCCCCGGAATCTCCGCGGCGATGGCGGCCCCCGAAAGGAAGGTCATGCAGGTGGCGGCGAGCGCCCCGCCGAGCGCGCCGAACATGGGGCGGTAGTGGACCGGTTGCGGGGTCGGAATGGAGGCGTTCGGGTCGCCCATTGGCGCGGCGACGATCATCCCGCCCTTGATGATCAGGCTCGGCTTGGTGGCGAAGAAGGCCGGGCGCCAGAGCACCAGATCGGCGAGTTTGCCGACCTCGACCGAACCGACCTCGTGGGCGATGCCGTGGGCAATCGCTGGATTGATGCCGTACTTGGCGACATAGCGCTTGGCGCGCGCGTTGTCGTGGGTGGCCGGATCGCCGGCCAGGGCGCCACGCTGGACCTTCATCTTGTGCGCGGTCTGCCAGGTACGGGTGATGACTTCGCCGACCCGACCCATGGCCTGGCTGTCGGAGGCGATCATGCTGAAGGCACCCAGGTCGTGCAGGATGTCCTCGGCGGCGATGGTCTCGCGGCGGATGCGCGATTCGGCGAAGGCCACATCTTCCGGAATCGACGGGGATAGGTGATGGCAGACCATCAGCATGTCCAGATGTTCGTCGACCGTGTTGACCGTGTAGGGTCGGGTCGGGTTGGTCGAGGACGGCAGCACGTTGGGCAGACCGGCGGCCTTGATGATGTCCGGGGCGTGACCGCCGCCCGCGCCTTCGGTGTGATAGGTGTGGATGGTGCGATCCTTGAAGGCGGCAAGGGTGTCCTCGACGAAACCCGACTCGTTGAGTGTGTCGGTGTGGATGGCGACCTGCACGTCGTGACGCTCGGCCACGCCGAGACAGCAATCGATGGCGGCGGGCGTGGTGCCCCAGTCCTCGTGGAGCTTGAGCCCCATGGCGCCGGCCTCGACCTGTTCCTCCAGCGGGCGCGGCTGGCTGGCGTTGCCCTTGCCCAGGAAGCCGAGGTTGACCGGCAGTCCCTCGGCGGCCTGCAACATGCGATGGATGTTCCAGGGGCCAGGGGTGCAGGTGGTCGCATTGGTGCCGGTCGCCGGGCCGGTGCCGCCGCCGAGCAGTGTGGTCACGCCCGACATCAGGGCGTCCTCGATCTGCTGCGGGCAGATGAAATGGATATGCGCGTCGATCCCGCCGGCGGTGAGAATCTGGCCCTCCCCGGCGACGATCTCGGTGCCGGGACCGATGAGGATGTCGACGCCCGCCTGGGTGTCCGGATTGCCGGCCTTGCCGATGCCGGCGATGCGCCCGTCCTTGATCCCGACATCGGCCTTGACGATCCCCCAGTGATCCAGGATCACCGCATTGGTGATGACCAGATCCGCGACCTCGGCGGCCGGACGCTGGCTCTGGCCCATGCCGTCGCGGATGACCTTGCCGCCGCCGAAGGAGACCTCGTCGCCGTGGACGGTCTGATCGGCCTCGATCTGGATCAGCAGCTCGGAGTCGCCCAGACGGATCCGGTCACCGACCGTGGGGCCATAGAGTGCCGCATAGGCGGCGCGATCGATGCGGCTCATGACGGATCTCCATCCAGGGCGCCCATGACCTGGGCGTTGAAGCCATAGACTTGGCGCGCGCCCGCGTAGGGCACCAGATCGACGGTGCGGGTCTGGCCCGGCTCGAAGCGCACGGCGGTGCCGGCCGGGATGTCGAGCCGCCAGCCGCGCGCCCGCGCGCGCTCGAAGACCAAGGCGCGGTTGGTCTCGAAGAAATGGTAGTGCGAGCCGACCTGGATCGGACGGTCGCCGGTGTTGGCGACCTCCAGGGTCAGCACCGGACGCCCGGCATTGAGTTCGATGTCGCCGGGTTCCACCAGGATTTCGCCAGGAATCATGGAGCGCGTCTCCTTAATGACGGACGATCAGAGGATGGGGTCATGCACGGTCACCAGCTTGGTCCCGTCGGGGAAGGTGGCTTCCACCTGCACCTCGTGGAGCATCTCGGCGATGCCGTCCATGACGTCCTCGCGGGTCAGCAGGGTGCGGCCATAGTCCATGAGTTCGGCGACGCTCCGGCCATCGCGCGCGCCCTCCAGGATGGCGCAACTCAGATAGGCCACGGCCTCCGGGTAGTTGAGCTTGACGCCGCGCGCCTTGCGCCGTTCGGCGAGCAACCCGGCGGTGAACAGCAGGAGTTTGTCTTTTTCTCTGGGACTCAGGTCCATGGAGCGCTCCGGAAATGGGCTGGATACAAGGTCGGTCAAGTTCCCCAAATGCGCGGCGGGCAGGCGGGGAGGCTAAGGAGTCTGGGACGCAGTATGCCCCAGATCGCGGCGAACAGGCGACGCGCGGGTTCGGCAAAGGGCGCCAGACAGCGCGCCACCAGGAGATCGTCCAAGAGCGTCGCGCCCCAAAGAATGTCGGAGTCGGTCGCGGCGAGCCCGCGCACCGCCGCCAGATCCTCGCGGTCGATGCCGGTCGCGACCAGGGTACCCGTCACCGCGAAGCCGCGCAGACCGGCCGGGCCATCCAGCCCTGTGCCAGCATCGATCCGCAGCCGATCCAGCAGCAGGGGCCGTCCGGCGCGCTGGATGGCCAGCGACAGGTCGGCCGTGCCCGTCGTCAAACGTTCGCCGTTGGCCGGTCGACCCAGCGCCTGAACCTCCCAGCCGATGAAGCGCGCGCCGGGATCCAGATCGACCTGGGTGGCAAGCCGCGCGTGCGTCCCCGCGAACAGGATGTTTTCCTGGGGCAGCCATTCGAGGATCCCGTCCGCCGCCACGCGCAGATGCTGGGTCTGATGCGCCTCGGCGCCGTTGCTGCGATAGAGCTTGGTCGCCCCCGGCGTGGTCAGGAGCGCATGCGCGCCCGAGTCGACCGACACCGCGATCTCCAGCCGGTCGCCGCCGACCAGGCCTCCCGGCGGATGCAGCAGATAACAATGACAGGGCGCGCCCTCGGGATGGAAGGGACGCTGAACCGCGAGCGGGCCGCGCTGGTGGCGCTCGACCAGCCGGGTGCGACCCGCGCGCTCGGCGAATCCGAGCGCGAGACGCGCGTTCCAACCTGGAGGCATCGCGGTCATCGGTCAGGGTCTACACGGTCAGGTATTGCTTGATCAGATTGTCGTCCAGCGAATCCATGTCGCCTTGCGCCACCAGGCGTCCGCGATCGAGGATCAGGAAGCGATCGGCCACGCGACGCGCGAAGGGCAGTTTCTGCTCGACCAGGATCACGGTCAGATTCAGCTCGTCGACCAGACGGCGGACGATCTCGCCGATCTCCTGCACGATGTTGGGCTGGATCCCCTCGGTCGGCTCGTCCAGGATCAGAAGTTTGGGGTCGATCGCCAGGGCACGGCCGATCGCCAACTGTTGTTGTTGACCGCCGGAGAGGTCGCCGCCCCGGCGCCCGAGCATCTGTTTGAGCACAGGGAACAGCTCATGGATGAAATCCGGCACCTGGCGCGCGCCGTCCGGGCGTGCCGGAAGACCGATGCGCAGATTCTCCTCCACCGTGAGCAGCGGGAAGATCTGCCGGCCCTGGGGCACGAACCCGATCCCGAGCGCGGCGCGACGCTCGGCCGCGAGCCGGGCCAGATCCTGCCCCTGATAGAGCATTGCGCCCGACTTGAGCGGCAGCAGTCCCATGATGCACTGCATCAGCGTGGTCTTGCCGACCCCGTTGCGGCCCATGACACAGGTGCACTGCCCCGCCGGGATCTGGATGTCGAGATCCCAGAGGGTGTGACTCTGGCCGTAGAATTGGTTGAGACCTTGGATGTTCAGCATGCTTATCATGACAATTAAGGCGAATTCCGGAAATGACTTTACCAAGCGTTGAGCCCCGTAGGAGCCCGCTTGCGGGCGACGGGTGGGGCACGCAGAAGACATCCTGGCGGGTCACGTCGCCCGCAAGCGGGCTCCTACGGGTAAGATCTTTCACTGAAACCGCCTAAAGTCGTTAGGAAAGGTTCATGAATCGGTAAAATAAGCACACTCGCTAATACCTTAGGCGACTTCCGGAAAAGCTCATACCCACTTTCGTGGTGACATTGCATCCGTTCATGGTTCGACAAGCTCACCACGAACGGATGCAATCTCGGCCTAGGAGCGCGATTTCTGCCCGCCCTTCGACCCTTCGGCTCCGCTCAGGACTCAGGACGAACGGAAATCGGTTAAAGTCATTCCCGTAAATCACCTTATTGCGCCATTGTCGTTGTCGCAACGACAACGACTGTATTCGTGACTTATTTTCCGCTTGGAGGCCATCATGCCGACCCCATCCCCGCGAACCGCCAAGCTCGATTTGCGTCTCTCGCCCGAGGTGAAGGCGCGGCTGGTAGCCGCCGCCGATCAGCGCCATCAGTCCGTGAGCGAGTTCGTCTTGAGTAGCGCCCTCGAACGCGCGGACGAAACGCTCGCTTCCCGGCAACGCTTCATTCTGGACGCCGAACGCTGGAGCGCCTTTCTCGCCGCCCTTGATGCCCCGCCAAGATCCCTACCGCGTCTGGACTGTCTCTTTCGCGAGCCGACCCACTTCGATCCATCGGCTTCGGCCTGAGGGCGTCTCCGCCATCAAGCATCGCTCGCCCTACTCACCCAAATACACCTCCACCACGCGCGGATCGTTTTGCACCTCGTCCATCGACCCCTCGGCCAACACCGACCCCTGATGCAGCACGGTCACGCGCCTGGCGATGGAACGCACGAAGTCCATGTCATGCTCGACCACCACCACTGAGTGCTTGCCGGCGAGCGAGAGCAGCAGCTCGGCGGTGCGATCCATCTCTTGATGGGTCATGCCGGCGACCGGCTCGTCGACCAGCAGCAGGAGCGGATCCTGCATCAGCAGCATGCCGATCTCCAGCCATTGCTTCTGACCGTGCGAGAGCGCCCCAGCCAGTCCCCCGGCCTGTTCGCGCAGACCGATGATCCCCAACACCTCGTCGATGCGGTCGCGCTGTTCGCCGCTCAGACGGGCGAACAGGATCGACCAGACGCGCTTGTCGCCGGCCATGGCCAGTTCCAGGTTTTCGAGCACGCTGTGACTCTCGAACACCGTCGGTTTCTGGAACTTGCGACCGATCCCGGCCTGGGCGATGCGCGGCTCGTCGAGTTCCAGCAGATTGATGGTCTGACCGAAGAAGACATGACCCGAGTCGGGCCTGGTCTTGCCGGTGATGACATCCATCATGGTGGTCTTGCCCGCCCCGTTGGGGCCGATGACACAGCGCAGCTCGCCCACGTCGACATAGAAGGAGAGGTCGTTCAGCGCGCGAAAGCCATCGAAGCTGACCGAGACCCCCTCCACGTAGAGCAGGATCTTGTGCGAGATGTCCAGGGTTTCGGCGAGTGTCTTGCCTGGATTGAGATATTGCCAGCGTTCGACTTGAGCACCCATCAGCCGCGACTCCTTCGACGCAAGAGACCCGCCACGCCACGCGGCAGGAGCAGTGTCACCAGCACGAAGAGGCCGCCGAGGGCGAACAGCCAGGCATCCGGGAAGGCGGCGGTGAAGACGGTCTTGCCATAGTTGACCATGAGCGCGCCGACCACGGCGCCATAGAGCGTGGCGCGTCCGCCGACCGCGACCCAGATGACGATCTCGATCGAGTTCAGGGGCGAAAACTCGCCGGGGTTGATGATGCCGACTTGAGGCACATAGAGCGCGCCGGCCAGCCCCGCCAGCATGGCCGAGAAGGTGAAGATGGCGGCCTTGACGTGCTCGACCCGGTAGCCGATGAAGCGGGTCCGCGACTCGGCGTCGCGGATGGCGACCGTCACCCGACCCAGGCGCGAGGTCACGATGACCCGGCACGCCAGATAGCCAAAGGCCAGCGCCAGGGCCGAGGCGACGAAGAGCCCCGCCCGCGTGGCGTCGCTCTGGAGACTGAAGCCGAGCAGATCCTTGAAGTCGGTCAGCCCGTTGTTGCCGCCGAAGCCCATCTCGTTGCGGAAGAAGGCCAGCATCAGGGCATAGGTCAGGGCCTGGGTGATGATGGACAGATAGACCCCGGTGACCCGCGAGCGGAAGGCCAGCCAGCCGAAGACATAGGCCAGCACGCCCGGAACCAGCAGCGCCATCAGGGCCGCGAACCAGAACAGATCGAAACCCTGCCAGAACCAGGGCAGTTCCTTCCAGTCGAGGAAGACCATGAAGTCCGGCAGGACCGGATCGCCATAGACGCCCCGGTCACCGATCTGGCGCATCAGATACATGCCCATCGCATAGCCACCGAGGGCGAAGAAGGCGCCGTGCCCCAGGCTGAGAATCCCGAGATAGCCCCAGACCAGATCCACCGCCACCGCCAGTAGCGCGTAGCAGAGATACTTGCCGAGCAGGGTCACCGTATAGGTCGACAGATGCAGCGGACTCGACTCGGGCACGGCCAGACTCAGGATCGGCACCAGCAGGGTCGCCGCCAGCAGCACCGCCAGCATGATCTGGCCCCCGGTGTCGCCCTTCATGGCATTCAGGACCATGCCTCAGCCCTCCGCCGCGCGCCCGCGCTGCGGGAAGAGCCCGCGCGGACGTTTCTGGATGAACAAAATGATGAAGACCAGCACCAGGATCTTGGCCAGCACCGCGCCGGCCCAGGGTTCCATCAATTTGTTGGCCACGCCCAGACTCATGCCGGCGACCAGGGTGCCCCAGAGATTACCGACCCCACCGAAAACCACGACCATGAAGGAATCGATGATGTAAGCCTGTCCCATGTTGGGACCGACATTGGTGAGCTGGGACAGGGCCACGCCCGCCACCCCGGCGATCCCGGCGCCCAGACCGAAGGTGAGTGCGTCCACGCGCTCCGAGCGCACCCCCATGGCGCGCGCCATGGCGCGATTCTGCGAGACGGCGCGCACCTCCAGCCCCAGCGCGGTGCGCTTCAGGATGAGCAGGAGCGCGGCGAAGACCAGCAGGGCGAAGAGCAGGATGAAGAGCCGGTTGTAGGTCAGGGCCAGCGCCGGATTGATCGACCAGGCGCCGCTCATCCAGCTCGGGTTCTGGACCACGACATTCTGAGCGGAGATGAGGGTTCGCACGAGTTGCTGGAGGATGAGGCTGATGCCGAAGGTCGCCAGCAGCGTCTCCAGCGGCCGACCGTAAAGAAACCGGATCACGGTTCGCTCGATGGCGATGCCGAACAGCCCCGAGACGATGAAGGCCGCCGGGATGGCCAGAAACAGCGAGTAATCGATCCAACCCGGCAGCGCCGACTGGACCAGATAGGCGGTATAGGCGCCGAGCATCATAAGCTCACCGTGGGCCATGTTGATCACGCCCATGACACCGAAGGTGATGGCCAGCCCGATGGCCGCCAGCACCAGCACCGAGCCCAGACTGAGTCCAAAGAAGAGGGTTTCGGCGCGAGCGTTCCAGGCCAGCCGCTGTTCGATTCCGGTCAGGGTCTTGGCGGCGGCCTTGCGAACCTCGGGATCGGGGTCGGATTCGGCGACCGGGCGCAGGGCATTGCGCGCCTCGGGGTAGAGACTGTCCTCCAGGGCGGCGACGGCCTCAAGCCGGGTCGAGGGTTCCGATGAGCCTAGACGCGCTACCGCCAGGGCCAGGGTAATGGCCGCGCGGACCTCCGCGTCCTGCTCGCGCTCCAGTTGGGCGCTCAGGGCCGCGACCGCCGCCGGACTGGTGTCGCCGCGCATCTCGCGCGCGGCACTCAGGCGTTCCGCCGGGTCCGGGCTGCTCAGACGGCGTGACGCGATGGCAACCCGCAGCGCCACCCGCATCGCGTTGTTGAGGATGATTTTCTTGGCCGCTCCAGGAGTGGCCTCGCCGAGGTCGGCGCCCGTCAGGGGATCGGTGAGTCGTCGTCCGGCACTCGTGGCAAGTCCCAGAACCACCGACGGGGTCTGGGTTCGGGTGTAGAGATCTCCGGCGGCAAGCGCGACCAGGATGTTCAGCGCCCGCTCGTCCGGGCTGGCCGCGATTGACTCGATCGCCGCTTGTTTGACCGCAAAGGATCGGTCGGCCAGACGCGGCAGCGTCTCTTCGAGCGTTTCCGCCACCGTGTCTCCCGCCGGTATCAGGCAGGCCAGCCAAAGCAGCAGGCTTGCGATGATGGGAGCGCCGTGGCGAGTGCCTGGAGATGAAAACGACATGGATTTCCTCGCTGGCGAGAGCGCTGCGTGGCCGCGCGCGGTGGGGAAAAGGGTACGCGATGCGTCACTGCCATGAAGTTAAGCCGTTCGTGGTGAGGCCATCGAACCATGAGCGGCTTAACGCTCAGGCAGTCGTCGGTGCGCGATGCGTACCCTTGTATCTACGGAGCGGACGCCCCCAGACAAGTCTTGGTCAGGGTGTTGTAGTTGCCGCATTTGATCGGCGTGGTCCAGTCGGCCTCCAGATCCTTGGAGCCCGGCAGGTAATCCGACCAGGCGTCGCCCGGCACCGTGCCCTCGGTCTCCCAGACCACCGCGAACTGGCCGTCGTCCTGGATCTCGCCGATCAGCACCGGTTTGGTGATGTGATGATTGGGGAGCATCTTGGCGATGCCGCCGGTGAGATTGGGGGTCTCAAGCCCGATGATCGCCTGCTCGACCTTGTCGGTGTCGGTCGTGCCCGCCTTCTCGACCGCCTGCACCCAGAGATTGAAGCCGATGTAATGGGCCTCCATGGGGTCGTTGGTGACGCGCTTGGGGTTCTTGATGAAGTCATGCCAGGTCTGGATGAAGGCGGCGTTCTCGGGGGTATCGACGCTCATGAAATAGTTCCAGGCCGCCAGATGGCCGACCAGCGGCTTGGTGTCGATGCCCGACAGCTCTTCCTCGCCGACCGAGAAGGCCACCACCGGGATGTTCTCGGCCGAGATACCCTGGTTGCCCAATTCCTTGTAGAAGGGCACGTTGGCGTCGCCATTGATGGTGGAGACCACGGCGGTCTTCTTGCCCGCCGAGCCGAACTTCTTGATGTCGCTGACGATCGACTGCCAGTCGGAGTGACCGAAGGGGGTGTAGTTGATCAGGATGTCCGCGTCGGCCACGCCCTTCAGCTTGAGATAAGCCTCAAGGATCTTGTTCGTGGTACGAGGATAGACGTAGTCGGTACCCGCCAGCACCCAGCGCTTCACGCCCAGATCCATCAGATAGTCGACCGCCGGGATCGCCTGCTGATTGGGCGCGGCACCGGTGTAGAAGACGTTCTTGGAGGATTCCTCGCCCTCGTACTGGACCGGATAGAAGAGCAGCCCGTTCAGCTCCTCGAAGACAGGCAGGACGGATTTGCGCGATACCGAGGTCCAGCAACCGAAGACCGCGGCCACCTTGTCCTTCTCCAGCAGCTCGCGCGCCTTCTCGGCGAACAGCGGCCAGTTCGAGGCCGGATCGACGACGACCGCCTCCAGTTTTTTGCCGAGCAGTCCGCCCTTCTTATTCTGCTCGTCGACCAGC is part of the Thiocystis violascens DSM 198 genome and encodes:
- the cysS gene encoding cysteine--tRNA ligase gives rise to the protein MLQIHNTLTRQKETFQPIEPGKVRMYVCGMTVYDYCHLGHARVLVVFDVVYRYLKALGYDVTYIRNITDIDDKIIRRAAENGEPFPALTERFIQAMHEDSETLGILPPTDEPRATAHMDDILDMIQTLIDKGFAYVADNGDVYYAVSRFPDYGKLSGKNPQDLRSGARVEIGEAKRDPLDFALWKAAKPDEPAWDSPWGAGRPGWHIECSAMSTCALGNHFDIHGGGADLQFPHHENEIAQSEGATGEPFVNVWMHNGFVRVNEEKMSKSLGNFFTVREILQRYRPEEIRYFILTSQYRSPLNYDDEHLQNARSALTRFYTALRGLPSVEPVGGETFRERFHAAMDDDFNTPEALAVLFDLAREINRVRADDLERAAALGAELRRMGEVLGILQDDAERYLRGDATAGGLANADIDDLIAQRIAARAAKNWAEADRIRAVLTEAGIVLEDNPQGTIWRRASA
- the ureG gene encoding urease accessory protein UreG, which encodes MTDSTPLRVGVGGPVGSGKTALLDALCKQLRDRYEIAVVTNDIYTREDAEFLIRSQALAPERIIGVETGGCPHTAIREDASMNLAAIEDLQARFPRLDLIFVESGGDNLAATFSPELADLTIYVIDVAEGEKIPRKGGPGITRSDLLVINKIDLAPYVGASLEVMEHDSQRMRGRRPFVFTNLRTGQGVTRIADFIECEGQLTMPDRNR
- a CDS encoding urease accessory protein UreF yields the protein MPTTDPGLVRLLQLTSPSLPIGGFTYSQGIEWAVEAGWIRTAADLEAWVADQLTQVLARVDLPILARLYDAVRETDATRLETWIDRLIAARETAELRLEEANRGRALADLLVAWGMTGASDWRARLSRSQAAGLAFAAVAWTIPRESLAQGYAWSWAESLVLAGIKCVPLGQTAGQQLLARVAGRIPATVEYALSLDDAAIGASGPALAIASSRHETQYTRLFRS
- the ureE gene encoding urease accessory protein UreE, which encodes MIRFIRKLAGPPPEALALTINLTWEQRQHSRLLVALDDGREVGLLLPRGTPLRDGDVLQAEDGQAARVVAAPETLSCVDCPDALSLARAAYHLGNRHVPVQIDSNGLRYPHDHVLDDLVRGLGLAVRIEEQPFEPEPGAYRSGASGHSHHRHADH
- the ureC gene encoding urease subunit alpha, with product MSRIDRAAYAALYGPTVGDRIRLGDSELLIQIEADQTVHGDEVSFGGGKVIRDGMGQSQRPAAEVADLVITNAVILDHWGIVKADVGIKDGRIAGIGKAGNPDTQAGVDILIGPGTEIVAGEGQILTAGGIDAHIHFICPQQIEDALMSGVTTLLGGGTGPATGTNATTCTPGPWNIHRMLQAAEGLPVNLGFLGKGNASQPRPLEEQVEAGAMGLKLHEDWGTTPAAIDCCLGVAERHDVQVAIHTDTLNESGFVEDTLAAFKDRTIHTYHTEGAGGGHAPDIIKAAGLPNVLPSSTNPTRPYTVNTVDEHLDMLMVCHHLSPSIPEDVAFAESRIRRETIAAEDILHDLGAFSMIASDSQAMGRVGEVITRTWQTAHKMKVQRGALAGDPATHDNARAKRYVAKYGINPAIAHGIAHEVGSVEVGKLADLVLWRPAFFATKPSLIIKGGMIVAAPMGDPNASIPTPQPVHYRPMFGALGGALAATCMTFLSGAAIAAEIPGQLGLRRLVGQVRDTRSVRKSDMIHNHWQPCIEVDPQTYEVRADGELLTCEPAAVLPFAQRYFLF
- a CDS encoding urease subunit beta, which encodes MIPGEILVEPGDIELNAGRPVLTLEVANTGDRPIQVGSHYHFFETNRALVFERARARGWRLDIPAGTAVRFEPGQTRTVDLVPYAGARQVYGFNAQVMGALDGDPS
- the ureA gene encoding urease subunit gamma — its product is MDLSPREKDKLLLFTAGLLAERRKARGVKLNYPEAVAYLSCAILEGARDGRSVAELMDYGRTLLTREDVMDGIAEMLHEVQVEATFPDGTKLVTVHDPIL
- a CDS encoding urease accessory protein UreD, which gives rise to MTAMPPGWNARLALGFAERAGRTRLVERHQRGPLAVQRPFHPEGAPCHCYLLHPPGGLVGGDRLEIAVSVDSGAHALLTTPGATKLYRSNGAEAHQTQHLRVAADGILEWLPQENILFAGTHARLATQVDLDPGARFIGWEVQALGRPANGERLTTGTADLSLAIQRAGRPLLLDRLRIDAGTGLDGPAGLRGFAVTGTLVATGIDREDLAAVRGLAATDSDILWGATLLDDLLVARCLAPFAEPARRLFAAIWGILRPRLLSLPACPPRIWGT
- the urtE gene encoding urea ABC transporter ATP-binding subunit UrtE, with protein sequence MLNIQGLNQFYGQSHTLWDLDIQIPAGQCTCVMGRNGVGKTTLMQCIMGLLPLKSGAMLYQGQDLARLAAERRAALGIGFVPQGRQIFPLLTVEENLRIGLPARPDGARQVPDFIHELFPVLKQMLGRRGGDLSGGQQQQLAIGRALAIDPKLLILDEPTEGIQPNIVQEIGEIVRRLVDELNLTVILVEQKLPFARRVADRFLILDRGRLVAQGDMDSLDDNLIKQYLTV